One Halichondria panicea chromosome 6, odHalPani1.1, whole genome shotgun sequence genomic window carries:
- the LOC135337830 gene encoding EF-hand domain-containing family member B-like isoform X2, with protein MRYFKLPWRLLQRSFHQSFIVLWCFNKMQAAGDKKIRDRAPEIKAAGKLFPRGGGAKECLVTQNGEDGGRKTPALVRQFQRMTRPEPGVPRLSHAAAPPDKDLRLGIKTISSMAAVDLINPSPKTKFEHVCVNQQEAIYNSNQKAPLGSSHNQSPGLPSGLNPLSTSFGLKTIRTESAGDMVNPQKTASESHNDWDVSEIVDRDYDWSKFTKSSLYGVPTPHDNSGSGANTALHWQGDSEKSAEVVCKRLDDFREKTQPQLGQVHDPLAETLKVDKDHTFGTIVKPDNLSAGALMHTNGPSTYEQSSVFNSGLLSSVRNILKKNNFCNFDGLLRALLYTDLNGIGKIPPADVDEVFFQFDVPLTPDMLDMLVRWCGGDSGVMCSDLVALINWKSEPNQSVLDRVAANIGQTTSPHLKSKYRTSSQKIKAIVGEVKLLTTQSHGVPTIRSDLPAPRIKRVADHTNYGDESGAYGLMYPSIYSNKGVHEKDFFQPRDEATIQGIFDKIGVSMSREVFHELWSEAQKRDPRGQVSVESFRALMEEVQANKMQHQEQQNELAVPVA; from the exons atgcgctacTTCAAGTTGCCATGGCGATTGTTGCAACGCAGTTTTCATCAGTCTTTCATAGTGTTATGGTGTTTTAATAAAATGCAAGCTGCTGGTGACAAGAAAATCAGGGACAGGGCACCTGAGATAAAAGCG GCTGGAAAGCTTTTTCCTCGGGGAGGTGGGGCCAAGGAATGTCTAGTCACTCAAAATGGAGAGGATGGCGGTCGTAAAACCCCAGCGCTGGTCCGGCAATTCCAAC GTATGACGAGACCAGAGCCCGGAGTGCCCCGACTCTCCCATGCTGCTGCTCCACCGGATAAGGACCTACGTCTTGGCATAAAAACGATATCGTCCATGGCT GCTGTAGATCTGATTAACCCATCTCCGAAGACAAAATTTGAGCATGTCTGTGTGAACCAACAAGAGGCCATTTATAATAGCAATCAAAAGGCACCCCTAGGGTCCTCCCACAACCAATCGCCTGGACTACCAAGTGGATTGAACCCTCTATCTACTAGTTTTGGCCTCAAGACCATCAGGACTGAGTCGGCAGGGGACATGGTCAATCCTCAGAAGACTGCCTCTGAG AGTCACAATGACTGGGATGTTAGTGAGATAGTGGACAGAGACTATGACTGGAGTAAATTCACTAAGAGCAGTCTATATGGAGTACCTACACCTCATGACAACAGTGGGAGTGGAGCTAACACAGCACTGCACTGGCAGGGAGACTCAGAAAAGAG cgcTGAAGTGGTGTGCAAGAGGCTAGATGACTTTCGTGAGAAAACACAACCACAACTTGGTCAAGTGCATGACCC GTTAGCTGAGACTCTGAAAGTAGACAAGGACCATACTTTCGGAACCATTGTCAAACCAGATAATCTTA GTGCAGGGGCACTAATGCACACGAATGGACCTAGCACGTATGAGCAAAGCTCGGTGTTTAACTCTGGTTTGCTCTCTTCAGTCAGAAACATACTCAAGAAAAACAATTTCTGCAACTTTGATGGCTTGCTGAGAGCTCTACTATACACAGACCTA AATGGCATTGGGAAGATACCCCCGGCTGATGTTGATGAAGTGTTCTTTCAGTTCGACGTTCCCCTAACTCCAGATATGCTTGACATGCTTGTCCGATGGTGTGGTGGTGACTCAGGGGTCATGTGCTCCGACCTTGTGGCCCTAATAAATTGGAAATCGGAGCCCAATCAGTCCGTCTTAGACAGAGTAGCTGCTAACATTGGACAGACTACATCTCCCCATCTTAAATCAAAGTACCGTACGTCTTCTCAAAAGATCAAGGCTATTGTTGGCGAGGTCAAACTACTCACCACTCAATCTCATGGTGTACCCACCATCAGGAGTGACCTCCCTGCCCCCAGGATTAAGAGAGTAGCAGACCATACG AACTATGGTGATGAGTCGGGTGCGTACGGGCTCATGTATCCTTCCATCTACTCCAACAAGGGAGTGCACGAGAAAGATTTCTTCCAACCCCGCGATGAAGCTACTATTCAAGGAATTTTCGACAAGATTGGAGTGAGCATGAGTCGTGAGGTGTTCCATGAACTGTGGAGTGAGGCACAGAAAAGGGATCCCAGGGGGCAG GTATCGGTGGAATCTTTCAGAGCACTGATGGAGGAAGTTCAAGCCAATAAAATGCAGCATCAAGAGCAACAAAATGAATTGGCTGTGCCTGTTGCTTGA
- the LOC135337840 gene encoding phenylalanine-4-hydroxylase-like isoform X1: MEPRSYSLIITISKRIDSLVSVLGVLKNHDAVITHLESRPSRTPTDEDNEIDYFIQFSVLSDFSPDTFVAILQEFVVSASLVSGSEPSSCLSDSTPWFPRSIADVAQCCTTLFKYGSELTPDHPGYGDKEYQVRRKEIAVIAKRYQYGRPIPRMEYTAKEIETCFVCLKCRGKIFSSQVKLYPTHACKEYNKHFPSLFSECGYREDNIPQLEDVSRYLKAKTDWQLWPVIGWISARDFLNSLAFRVFPTTQYIRHHSKPFYTPEPDICHELIGHAPLFCDSAFAQFSQEIGLASLAISDEWIDNLASLYWFTVEFGLVNEGGSPKAYGAGLLSGNEELQYCITDCPERRLLDIGEIIVTKYPETGLQPLYFVASSLEDMRDQMSAFSKSIPRPFCVIYDHINQKVEVQTAVV, encoded by the exons ATGGAACCTAGAAGTTATTCTCTGATTATAACAATTTCCAAACGAATTGACAGTCTCGTTAGTGTATTAGGTGTGTTAAAG AATCATGATGCTGTTATAACCCACCTAGAATCTCGGCCCTCTCGAACACCTACTGATGAAGACAACGAAATTGACTACTTTATTCAGTTTTCCGTACTCTCAGATTTCAGTCCTGATACATTTGTAGCAATTTTGCAGGAGTTTGTTGTCTCTGCATCCCTTGTAAG TGGCAGTGAGCCCTCATCTTGTCTGTCTGACTCTACCCCCTGGTTTCCACGAAGCATTGCCGATGTGGCTCAATGTTGTACAACACTGTTTAAGTATGGCTCTGAGCTCACTCCAGATCACCCAGGTTACGGCGACAAGGAATACCAGGTCCGGCGAAAAGAGATTGCTGTTATAGCCAAACGCTATCAATA TGGCCGTCCTATTCCCAGGATGGAGTATACAGCAAAGGAGATTGAAACTTG TTTTGTCTGCTTGAAATGCAGGGGTAAGATATTCAGCAGCCAGGTCAAGCTTTACCCCACACATGCCTGCAAAGAGTACAACAAACACTTCCCCTCCCTGTTCTCTGAGTGTGGCTATCGAGAAGACAACATTCCTCAGCTTGAGGACGTCTCAAGATACCTAAAGGCAAAGACAGACTGGCAGCTGTGGCCTGTGATTGGCTGGATATCTGCAAGAGATTTTCTAAATTCTCTAGCGTTCAGAGTATTCCCCACTACACAGTACATCAGACACCATTCCAAACCATTCTATACCCCAGAACC TGACATATGCCATGAGCTGATTGGACACGCTCCATTGTTCTGTGACTCTGCCTTTGCCCAGTTTTCTCAGGAGATTGGACTGGCCTCTCTCGCCATCTCCGATGAGTGGATCGATAATCTAGCATCT CTCTACTGGTTTACTGTTGAGTTTGGTCTGGTTAATGAGGGGGGTTCCCCCAAAGCCTATGGTGCCGGTCTGTTGTCAGGCAACGAAGAGCTACAATATTGCATTACCGATTGTCCTGAGCGACGCCTACTGGATATTGGGGAGATTATTGTGACAAAGTACCCTGAAACTGGGCTGCAACCACTCTACTTTGTTGCCAGCAGTTTAGAGGACATGAGGGACCAAATGAG TGCATTCTCCAAGTCAATTCCTCGTCCGTTCTGTGTTATCTATGACCACATTAATCAGAAAGTAGAAGTTCAAACTGCTGTTGTATGA
- the LOC135337853 gene encoding deoxyhypusine hydroxylase-like, whose amino-acid sequence MASFSHETVEKVGAILNNSSHPLAERFRALFTLKGIGTPEAITQISRAFTDTSALLKHECAYCLGQIRHSFAISKLEVVLRDISQESMVRHEAAEALGAIGDPSVCPTLEEYVNDSAKEVAETCQIALDRIKWLHDKDNETFEDNNPYNSVDPAPPIANGSIEEWKVCLNDSSLPLFPRYRAMFALRNHGGQDAVLALVSGFLDHSALFKHELAYILGQMKDCNAIPALMERLNDKSENSMVRHECAEALGSIATEQCLEILEQFKNDTERVVKESCDVAIDMYHYENSEDFQYANAVDSTQ is encoded by the coding sequence ATGGCATCATTCAGCCACGAAACAGTTGAAAAAGTTGGAGCTATTCTGAACAACTCTAGCCATCCGCTAGCTGAGAGATTTCGTGCTCTATTCACACTCAAAGGAATTGGAACACCTGAAGCTATCACCCAGATATCCAGAGCGTTCACTGATACCTCAGCACTATTAAAACATGAGTGTGCCTATTGCCTTGGACAAATAAGGCATTCGTTTGCCATTTCCAAGCTCGAAGTAGTTCTCAGAGATATATCACAAGAGTCAATGGTTAGGCACGAGGCTGCTGAAGCTCTTGGTGCAATTGGAGATCCATCAGTCTGTCCCACGTTGGAAGAATACGTGAATGATTCGGCTAAGGAAGTTGCCGAGACATGTCAAATTGCACTAGATCgaatcaaatggctgcatgaTAAAGACAATGAAACATTTGAAGACAACAACCCTTACAACTCCGTAGACCCAGCACCTCCTATCGCAAATGGATCAATTGAAGAGTGGAAGGTATGTCTCAATGATTCTTCTCTCCCTCTCTTCCCAAGGTACAGGGCCATGTTTGCTCTTCGTAACCATGGTGGGCAGGACGCCGTGTTAGCCCTAGTGAGTGGCTTCCTGGACCACAGTGCTCTATTTAAACATGAGCTGGCATATATTCTTGGCCAAATGAAGGACTGCAATGCGATTCCGGCACTTATGGAAAGGCTAAATGATAAGAGTGAGAATTCGATGGTGAGGCACGAGTGTGCTGAGGCTCTGGGATCAATAGCTACAGAGCAGTGTTTGGAAATACTCGAACAATTTAAGAATGATACTGAGCGGGTAGTAAAAGAGAGTTGTGATGTAGCTATTGACATGTACCACTATGAGAACAGTGAAGATTTTCAGTATGCCAATGCTGTTGACAGTACCCAATGA
- the LOC135337839 gene encoding uncharacterized protein LOC135337839 — translation MIADVSRWERAKKRSSSLLPIYSDAVDDDASASASLPVDGSAIVPVDNDENQASASVPILIDSDENRASASVPVDENSACAYTQTEESSSVVDLRKKLTDCRSIIEDMSKRLSEVLPPFCIRSLQKDDDVRFYTGLPNARVLKAVFDHVTASQTCLDTCQKLSSFQQFVLVMMKIRLNCPNQDIAFRFDVSTATVSRLLLKWLITMDIRLNKLIVWPDRESLQKTMPECFELAFGKKVAVILDCFEVFCERPSNLEARASTWSSYKHHNTVKVLLGITPQGSVSYVSETWGGRTSDKYLTEHCGILDNLLPGDVVLADRGFDISDSVGLMHARLHIPAFTKGKSQLSATEIEETRAIANVRIHVERVIGNVRQKYSILQSTLPIHFIIKRTGEEVPLIDRIVRICCALNNVCDSVVPFH, via the coding sequence ATGATTGCTGATGTCTCAAGATGGGAGAGAGCCAAAAAAAGGAGCAGCAGCTTACTACCGATTTACTCTGATGCTGTTGATGATGATGCGAGCGCGAGTGCGAGTTTACCTGTAGATGGGAGTGCGATTGTACCTGTGGACAATGATGAGAACCAAGCGAGTGCGAGTGTACCTATACTAATAGACAGTGATGAGAACCGTGCGAGTGCGAGTGTACCTGTAGATGAGAACAGTGCGTGTGCATATACACAAACAGAAGAATCATCCAGTGTTGTTGATTTAAGGAAGAAGTTAACCGATTGCCGTAGCATTATTGAAGATATGTCTAAGAGGCTTAGCGAAGTATTGCCACCCTTTTGTATAAGATCTCTTCAGAAAGACGATGATGTCCGGTTCTATACAGGATTGCCCAATGCCAGAGTATTGAAAGCAGTTTTTGATCATGTTACAGCATCACAAACCTGTTTAGACACATGCCAAAAACTTTCTTCTTTCCAACAGTTTGTGCTTGTGATGATGAAAATTCGTTTGAATTGTCCGAATCAGGATATTGCGTTTCGATTTGATGTTTCTACTGCAACTGTGTCTCGATTATTATTGAAATGGTTAATCACAATGGATATTCGACTCAACAAGTTGATTGTGTGGCCTGATCGGGAAAGCCTTCAAAAAACAATGCCGGAATGTTTTGAACTTGCTTTTGGAAAAAAGGTGGCTGTGATTCTTGATTGTTTTGAAGTTTTTTGCGAAAGACCTTCTAACCTAGAAGCAAGAGCGAGCACTTGGTCTTCATACAAACATCACAACACTGTGAAAGTTTTATTAGGAATTACACCACAGGGGTCTGTTTCGTACGTCTCTGAAACTTGGGGTGGTCGTACAAGTGACAAGTATCTCACTGAGCATTGTGGCATTCTCGACAATTTACTGCCTGGAGATGTCGTTTTAGCGGATCGAGGATTCGACATTTCTGATTCAGTTGGACTAATGCACGCTAGATTACACATCCCAGCTTTCACTAAAGGAAAAAGTCAATTATCAGCAACCGAAATAGAAGAAACAAGGGCGATCGCTAATGTTCGAATACATGTTGAACGTGTGATAGGAAATGTTCGACAAAAGTATTCTATTTTACAAAGTACACTACCCATTCATTTTATAATTAAAAGAACTGGTGAGGAAGTTCCTCTTATTGACAGGATTGTTAGAATATGTTGTGCTCTTAATAATGTTTGTGATTCTGTTGTACCTTTTCATTGA
- the LOC135337840 gene encoding phenylalanine-4-hydroxylase-like isoform X2, with protein MEPRSYSLIITISKRIDSLVSVLGVLKNHDAVITHLESRPSRTPTDEDNEIDYFIQFSVLSDFSPDTFVAILQEFVVSASLVSGSEPSSCLSDSTPWFPRSIADVAQCCTTLFKYGSELTPDHPGYGDKEYQVRRKEIAVIAKRYQYGRPIPRMEYTAKEIETWGKIFSSQVKLYPTHACKEYNKHFPSLFSECGYREDNIPQLEDVSRYLKAKTDWQLWPVIGWISARDFLNSLAFRVFPTTQYIRHHSKPFYTPEPDICHELIGHAPLFCDSAFAQFSQEIGLASLAISDEWIDNLASLYWFTVEFGLVNEGGSPKAYGAGLLSGNEELQYCITDCPERRLLDIGEIIVTKYPETGLQPLYFVASSLEDMRDQMSAFSKSIPRPFCVIYDHINQKVEVQTAVV; from the exons ATGGAACCTAGAAGTTATTCTCTGATTATAACAATTTCCAAACGAATTGACAGTCTCGTTAGTGTATTAGGTGTGTTAAAG AATCATGATGCTGTTATAACCCACCTAGAATCTCGGCCCTCTCGAACACCTACTGATGAAGACAACGAAATTGACTACTTTATTCAGTTTTCCGTACTCTCAGATTTCAGTCCTGATACATTTGTAGCAATTTTGCAGGAGTTTGTTGTCTCTGCATCCCTTGTAAG TGGCAGTGAGCCCTCATCTTGTCTGTCTGACTCTACCCCCTGGTTTCCACGAAGCATTGCCGATGTGGCTCAATGTTGTACAACACTGTTTAAGTATGGCTCTGAGCTCACTCCAGATCACCCAGGTTACGGCGACAAGGAATACCAGGTCCGGCGAAAAGAGATTGCTGTTATAGCCAAACGCTATCAATA TGGCCGTCCTATTCCCAGGATGGAGTATACAGCAAAGGAGATTGAAACTTG GGGTAAGATATTCAGCAGCCAGGTCAAGCTTTACCCCACACATGCCTGCAAAGAGTACAACAAACACTTCCCCTCCCTGTTCTCTGAGTGTGGCTATCGAGAAGACAACATTCCTCAGCTTGAGGACGTCTCAAGATACCTAAAGGCAAAGACAGACTGGCAGCTGTGGCCTGTGATTGGCTGGATATCTGCAAGAGATTTTCTAAATTCTCTAGCGTTCAGAGTATTCCCCACTACACAGTACATCAGACACCATTCCAAACCATTCTATACCCCAGAACC TGACATATGCCATGAGCTGATTGGACACGCTCCATTGTTCTGTGACTCTGCCTTTGCCCAGTTTTCTCAGGAGATTGGACTGGCCTCTCTCGCCATCTCCGATGAGTGGATCGATAATCTAGCATCT CTCTACTGGTTTACTGTTGAGTTTGGTCTGGTTAATGAGGGGGGTTCCCCCAAAGCCTATGGTGCCGGTCTGTTGTCAGGCAACGAAGAGCTACAATATTGCATTACCGATTGTCCTGAGCGACGCCTACTGGATATTGGGGAGATTATTGTGACAAAGTACCCTGAAACTGGGCTGCAACCACTCTACTTTGTTGCCAGCAGTTTAGAGGACATGAGGGACCAAATGAG TGCATTCTCCAAGTCAATTCCTCGTCCGTTCTGTGTTATCTATGACCACATTAATCAGAAAGTAGAAGTTCAAACTGCTGTTGTATGA
- the LOC135337830 gene encoding EF-hand domain-containing family member B-like isoform X1: MRYFKLPWRLLQRSFHQSFIVLWCFNKMQAAGDKKIRDRAPEIKAAGKLFPRGGGAKECLVTQNGEDGGRKTPALVRQFQRMTRPEPGVPRLSHAAAPPDKDLRLGIKTISSMAAVDLINPSPKTKFEHVCVNQQEAIYNSNQKAPLGSSHNQSPGLPSGLNPLSTSFGLKTIRTESAGDMVNPQKTASEVEHEYIAGRDLYKKSHNDWDVSEIVDRDYDWSKFTKSSLYGVPTPHDNSGSGANTALHWQGDSEKSAEVVCKRLDDFREKTQPQLGQVHDPLAETLKVDKDHTFGTIVKPDNLSAGALMHTNGPSTYEQSSVFNSGLLSSVRNILKKNNFCNFDGLLRALLYTDLNGIGKIPPADVDEVFFQFDVPLTPDMLDMLVRWCGGDSGVMCSDLVALINWKSEPNQSVLDRVAANIGQTTSPHLKSKYRTSSQKIKAIVGEVKLLTTQSHGVPTIRSDLPAPRIKRVADHTNYGDESGAYGLMYPSIYSNKGVHEKDFFQPRDEATIQGIFDKIGVSMSREVFHELWSEAQKRDPRGQVSVESFRALMEEVQANKMQHQEQQNELAVPVA, translated from the exons atgcgctacTTCAAGTTGCCATGGCGATTGTTGCAACGCAGTTTTCATCAGTCTTTCATAGTGTTATGGTGTTTTAATAAAATGCAAGCTGCTGGTGACAAGAAAATCAGGGACAGGGCACCTGAGATAAAAGCG GCTGGAAAGCTTTTTCCTCGGGGAGGTGGGGCCAAGGAATGTCTAGTCACTCAAAATGGAGAGGATGGCGGTCGTAAAACCCCAGCGCTGGTCCGGCAATTCCAAC GTATGACGAGACCAGAGCCCGGAGTGCCCCGACTCTCCCATGCTGCTGCTCCACCGGATAAGGACCTACGTCTTGGCATAAAAACGATATCGTCCATGGCT GCTGTAGATCTGATTAACCCATCTCCGAAGACAAAATTTGAGCATGTCTGTGTGAACCAACAAGAGGCCATTTATAATAGCAATCAAAAGGCACCCCTAGGGTCCTCCCACAACCAATCGCCTGGACTACCAAGTGGATTGAACCCTCTATCTACTAGTTTTGGCCTCAAGACCATCAGGACTGAGTCGGCAGGGGACATGGTCAATCCTCAGAAGACTGCCTCTGAGGTAGAGCACGAGTACATTGCCGGGAGAGACCTCTATAAGAAA AGTCACAATGACTGGGATGTTAGTGAGATAGTGGACAGAGACTATGACTGGAGTAAATTCACTAAGAGCAGTCTATATGGAGTACCTACACCTCATGACAACAGTGGGAGTGGAGCTAACACAGCACTGCACTGGCAGGGAGACTCAGAAAAGAG cgcTGAAGTGGTGTGCAAGAGGCTAGATGACTTTCGTGAGAAAACACAACCACAACTTGGTCAAGTGCATGACCC GTTAGCTGAGACTCTGAAAGTAGACAAGGACCATACTTTCGGAACCATTGTCAAACCAGATAATCTTA GTGCAGGGGCACTAATGCACACGAATGGACCTAGCACGTATGAGCAAAGCTCGGTGTTTAACTCTGGTTTGCTCTCTTCAGTCAGAAACATACTCAAGAAAAACAATTTCTGCAACTTTGATGGCTTGCTGAGAGCTCTACTATACACAGACCTA AATGGCATTGGGAAGATACCCCCGGCTGATGTTGATGAAGTGTTCTTTCAGTTCGACGTTCCCCTAACTCCAGATATGCTTGACATGCTTGTCCGATGGTGTGGTGGTGACTCAGGGGTCATGTGCTCCGACCTTGTGGCCCTAATAAATTGGAAATCGGAGCCCAATCAGTCCGTCTTAGACAGAGTAGCTGCTAACATTGGACAGACTACATCTCCCCATCTTAAATCAAAGTACCGTACGTCTTCTCAAAAGATCAAGGCTATTGTTGGCGAGGTCAAACTACTCACCACTCAATCTCATGGTGTACCCACCATCAGGAGTGACCTCCCTGCCCCCAGGATTAAGAGAGTAGCAGACCATACG AACTATGGTGATGAGTCGGGTGCGTACGGGCTCATGTATCCTTCCATCTACTCCAACAAGGGAGTGCACGAGAAAGATTTCTTCCAACCCCGCGATGAAGCTACTATTCAAGGAATTTTCGACAAGATTGGAGTGAGCATGAGTCGTGAGGTGTTCCATGAACTGTGGAGTGAGGCACAGAAAAGGGATCCCAGGGGGCAG GTATCGGTGGAATCTTTCAGAGCACTGATGGAGGAAGTTCAAGCCAATAAAATGCAGCATCAAGAGCAACAAAATGAATTGGCTGTGCCTGTTGCTTGA
- the LOC135337838 gene encoding sterol O-acyltransferase 2-like: protein MPVRVKVFKDRKSLFIQLLEGSQHFGGLWNIVLIQFGIMAVVLTARDVVSSGGFDLRVETHMFGGPMDWLRFTLLEILLISGALLIYPSFMIWQRLRKFAGGVIDRLFLLTYLAMVGVTMVAVFKSLTLLDLPPVFRSLSTIEHMRLVMKSYSFIRENSTKLLSPWHKDDEDGPSVWYERQMDPSVGSFSKYFYFLFVPTLLYRDHYPRLKGPICWRNVVFYFGQFLAFTYVHFVIYGKWLVPASFKPQDLWNTYQYTLMTVSLGIVSVNVIIFHSWHNFTAELTRFADREFYTDWWNSSSYPIFYRKWNVLIYDWLNAYFYQDLRKVLKSSWLTALVVFLVSSFMHDYHIAVATRYFLPVFMVFFAGGGGFMFLVRPDKNSRFAKAFTVWGFYVGTTIIVCAHYTEVAARTACPQVNSSYLQYATLACFSQHNITVF, encoded by the exons ATGCCTGTGCGTGTGAAAGTGTTTAAGGATCGAAAGTCCCTATTTAT TCAACTGTTGGAAGGCAGTCAGCACTTTGGTGGTCTCTGGAACATTGTGCTCATTCAATTTGGGATCATGGCCGTTGTGTTGACAGCTAGAGATGTTGTCAGCTCTGGAGGCTTTGATCTGAGGGTGGAAACCCACATGTTTGGGGGGCCAATGGATTGGCTGAGGTTTACTTTGTTAGAAATTTTACTGATCTCAGGAGCACTTTTGATCTACCCAAGTTTTATG ATTTGGCAAAGATTACGAAAGTTCGCTGGAGGTGTTATCGATCGTCTCTTTTTGTTAACCTACTTAGCAATGGTTGGGGTTACCATGGTAGCTGTGTTCAAGTCTTTGACACTGTTAGATTTACCCCCAGTTTTCCGATCTCTCTCTACAATTGAACAT ATGAGACTAGTTATGAAGAGCTACTCATTTATTCGTGAGAATAGTACCAAATTATTAAGCCCGTGGCATAAAGATGATGAAGACGGACCCTCAGTCTGGTATGAGAGACAAATGGATCCCTCTGTCGGCTCGTTCAGCAAGTACTTCTACTTCTTGTTTGTTCCTACTCTGCTTTACAGGGATCATTATCCAAG ATTAAAGGGGCCCATCTGCTGGAGAAATGTAGTTTTTTATTTCGGGCAG TTTTTGGCTTTTACCTACGTCCATTTCGTAATCTATGGCAAGTGGCTGGTCCCTGCGTCTTTTAA ACCGCAAGACTTGTGGAATACCTACCAGTACACTTTGATGACTGTTTCACTTGGGATCGTGTCTGTCAACGTGATTATTTTTCATTCATGGCACAACTTCACTGCAGAGCTGACTCGATTTGCTGATCGCGAGTTCTACACT gacTGGTGGAACAGTTCTAGCTATCCAATCTTCTATCGCAAGTGGAATGTTCTGATCTACGACTGGCTCAATGCCTATTTTTACCAAGATTTGCGAAAG GTGCTCAAGAGTTCTTGGCTCACTGCCCTAGTTGTGTTCCTCGTGTCGTCGTTCatgcatgactaccacattGCTGTAGCCACCAGGTACTTCCTACCAGTGTTCATGGTCTTCTTTGCAGGAGGCGGAG GGTTCATGTTCTTAGTGCGACCTGACAAGAACAGTCGATTTGCTAAAGCGTTCACTGTGTGGGGTTTTTATGTGGGGACCACAATCATTGTGTGTGCACACTACACTGAGGTGGCTGCTCGGACTGCCTGCCCCCAAGTGAACAGCTCATACCTGCAGTATGCAACTCTGGCCTGTTTCTCTCAACACAATATTACAGTATTCTGA